A single Triticum dicoccoides isolate Atlit2015 ecotype Zavitan chromosome 2A, WEW_v2.0, whole genome shotgun sequence DNA region contains:
- the LOC119352041 gene encoding BTB/POZ and MATH domain-containing protein 2-like — MANSCWTSPEITSPATVWEQTRTLNFEVTDYLQLDGMGVGEFISSPVAEVGGYEWNIKFYPDGDDEDCDGHASAFVRCYRQATDPDVTAKLTLSILEKRSQVNVASFDALMCIFSPCDFLTWGHQKFVDKSKLESLSQLGDGCFTIRCVLAVITDEPPSRGLSRELPSQLSSQFESMLEDGRGADVTFRVGRHKFLGHRCVLAARSPVFRAQFYGPMAEKDKPRVKVVDVEPAIFQMMLRYIYADTLPPPPAEGYSVAVMQHLMVAADMYGLERLKLMCEDELCNIMDAATVMSTYVLASQHRCNRLKDECVEFMSSKEMLAAILETNQHFFMTRRRPLPLEGDHEEEEVDHSRKFKRTRTK; from the coding sequence atggccaaCAGCTGCTGGACCTCACCGGAGATCACGTCACCTGCCACGGTCTGGGAGCAGACTAGGACGCTCAATTTCGAGGTGACCGATTACCTGCAGCTCGATGGCATGGGTGTCGGCGAGTTCATTAGTTCGCCCGTCGCCGAAGTCGGCGGCTACGAGTGGAATATCAAATTCTACCCAGACGGGGACGACGAGGACTGTGACGGCCACGCCTCAGCGTTTGTCCGCTGTTACAGGCAAGCCACGGATCCGGATGTGACCGCCAAGTTGACGCTGAGCATCCTAGAGAAAAGGAGCCAGGTAAACGTAGCCAGCTTCGATGCGCTGATGTGCATCTTCTCTCCGTGCGATTTCCTTACATGGGGCCACCAGAAATTCGTCGACAAGTCCAAGCTGGAATCGCTGTCGCAACTCGGGGACGGCTGCTTCACGATACGGTGCGTCCTCGCCGTCATCACCGACGAGCCACCGTCTCGGGGGCTGTCTCGGGAGCTGCCCAGCCAACTCTCCAGCCAATTCGAGAGCATGCTCGAGGACGGGAGAGGCGCCGACGTCACGTTCCGCGTGGGCAGGCACAAGTTCCTCGGGCACAGGTGCGTTCTGGCCGCGCGGTCGCCGGTCTTCAGAGCTCAGTTCTATGGCCCCATGGCGGAGAAGGACAAGCCGCGCGTCAAGGTCGTCGACGTGGAGCCGGCCATCTTCCAGATGATGCTTCGCTACATTTATGCAGacacgctgccgccgccgcccgctgaaGGCTACAGCGTCGCGGTGATGCAGCACCTGATGGTCGCGGCAGACATGTATGGGCTGGAGAGGCTGAAGCTCATGTGTGAAGATGAGCTGTGCAACATTATGGATGCGGCCACCGTTATGAGCACGTACGTGCTGGCGAGTCAGCACCGCTGTAATCGACTCAAGGATGAGTGCGTAGAATTTATGTCGTCAAAAGAAATGTTGGCCGCCATCCTCGAGACCAATCAGCACTTCTTCATGACACGTCGCCGACCACTGCCATTGGAGGGGGATCATGAAGAGGAAGAAGTTGATCACAGCAGGAAATTCAAAAGGACTCGTACAAAATAG